The Papio anubis isolate 15944 chromosome 2, Panubis1.0, whole genome shotgun sequence region CaaaggggagaagagggaagcGACTCCACCCCCAACACCCTCACCCCTACCAGGCCACACCCTTACCTGCAAGTCCGTGAGTAGCTGGGTCCAGAGAGCCTTAACTAGTGACATCTCTGACCCCTGTGGTCCAGCAGAGTGACTCAAAGATCTATGACCCTGTAATTTATTGTACAAAGAGTGGCTTCAGTGAGGGAAACAGGCACCTGTCCTCGTTACCTGACATCAATCAGGGTGTCCTAGAAAAACGGGTGAAACGTCAGGGTATGCAGAGCTGGAATGAACGGGGATTGACTGTCTCTTGGCCCCATTTTCTTGTCAGGCAGAGAGATGTGAGTCTGGCTGAGATACGGACTGGAGATTGTGGCCAAGAGTGGGGCAGAAGAGTGTGATCTCAGACCACATAGAGTTGCGGGCTGCAAGTGGGACTGTGGGGAATGCAGGGACCAAGAGGCAAAATGTGTGTTAGTGGGTGGAGCGTGCATGTTTGTACTGATGCATGCATAGCTGAAGTTCAAGCTGTTCACAATGTGTGTGAGGTGGAGGAATCTGTTACTACTTtgttgaagaggagggaacacagCAGCTTATGGGTTTGACCTGAAGTCAGGGTAAAGAGGGCAGGGGGAGCAAAGCACACCACTTCTCCAGCAGGTGGGAGGGCTCTGAAGGCAAGAGTCATGGATCCCAGGGAGATGGCAGCTCTTTTACCTCTAAGTCACAGTGTTCTTGCTCTAGACTGGCCAGCAAGgttcatggaaaatggggtgAGGTAGCTAGGGCAGATGTACACCTATTTTGCAGCTGGGGACATTGAGACTCAGAGGTCAAGTGAGGTGAGCACTTCCACTAACCTGTGGGTGGTAGAGTGGAGACACCTACCTGGTCTCCTGGATTCAGCCGTTGCCCTGCCCAGTGCTGAACTTTAGAGGAAGGAGTCATCATTGCTAGAGGATCAGGGCCCCTTCCTGGCATACCCTGagtgtttctgttttctcttgtaaGGCCCAGAAGAGAAGATCATCATGACAGAAAGGTCTGCAGCTATTTTcatccaggcctggtggcggggcACGCTGGTGCGACGCACACTGCTGCATGCAGCCCTCAGGGCTTGGATTATTCAGTGCTGGTGGAGGCAGGTGCTGGAGAAGCTGCTGGCGAAGAGGCGGAGGATGGTGTTGGAGTTCTATGTGCAGCAGGAATGGGCAGCAGTCAGGCTGCAGTCCTGGGTCCGCATGTGGTGTGTCCGCCAGCGTTACTGTCGTTTGCTCAACGCTGTCCGCATCATCCAGGTCTATTGGCGCTGGCACACCTGCCATTCCCGTGGCTTTATTGAGGGCCACTATGAACTCAAAGAAAACCAACTTGATATTCAACTTGAAATCTCTTTGGGCTCACAGGCTTGTAAGGTGCAACAATGCATACCCCTTCCATTAAAAGAATGACCAGGTCTGCTATATCTGTGTCCCCAGCTCTCTTCGTCAGATGTATTTTCAGGAGGTCATTGTTTGAGGTAATGATGGGAAATACTAGGCATGTCACAAATCAGCTGTGAGGAATCAGCAGGGGTAGTCTTGGGTTCCACGTGGAGAAGGATTCTGGGGGCCGTCTGAGATGAGGAGGACCTGTGATTGATTAACAATGTCTGCCATAGGTAGAAGAGTTGCGGTTTCAGGGTGACCAAGTCAACCAACTCCAGGGAGACTATGTAAATGGAACCCCCTTGGTTGTGCAGCGTGGAAGACTATGTCATCCTttgctattcattcattcattcatacattcattcattcattctttctttcatagagactgggtcttgctctcttgctcaggctggagtatagtggttcAATCACAGTTTCCTGCAGCTTCCaactctttcctgctgccttagtctcctgagtagctggaaccacagatgcccaccaccatacctggttaatttttaaagttttttttgtagagataggtgtctaattatgttgcccaggctggtctcaaactcctggcttcaagcagtcctcctttcGTGGCCTCtgaagttgctgggattacaggtgtgagccactgtgcccagccttttaaaataaattttaaatatttattttaaacatggcattaaaatatacataacataaaatttactattttaaccattttaggtGTATAGTTcattggcattaagtacattcacattgttgtgcaaccatcaccaccatccatctccagaacttttttcatcttgcaatACTGAaacattgtacccattaaacaattaCTCCCTAGtcctccctcccctagcccctgacaaccaccattctactttctgtctctatgaatttgactactccaaGTACCTCCTATGAgtgaaataatacagtatttctctttctgcgactggcttattccacttagcataatgtcttcaagactCATCCATATTGTAACGTGTGtcacattttccttcctcaggctaaataatattccattgtatgtatgtgctACCTTTTATTCATTCGTCTGTGGATGGACACTAGGATCCTTTCACCTTTTGGCTCTtttaataatgctgctataaacacggatgtgcaaatatctcttcaagaccctactttcaattcttttgggtatatacccagaagtggaattgctggatcatatggtaattctatttttaatttttttgtttggtttgtgttattttaagagaaaaggtctcactatgttgctcaggctggagtacagtggctcttCACAggtgcaatcccactactgatcagcatgggaattttgacctgctccatttccAACCTGGGATGGTTCACTCCTACTAGGGAAACCTGGTGGTGCCCTGCTCCtaggaggtcaccatattgatgcgaAACTTAGTGTGGACAACCCATTGGCATAGTGcactaccatactgttttccatagcagctgtaacattttacattgctaccagcagtgcacaagttttccaatttctccacctcctcatcAATACTTGTTATCTCTGCTTTTTTCATCATAGTCCTTCCAATGGGtatgaagtggcatctcattgtttttgatgtgcatttccctaatgattagtggtgaaaaacatctttttatgtcCTTGTTggcaatttaatattttatttggaaaaatgtctattcaaattatttgcccatttttgagtTGAGGTTTTTTGGTCCTGTTAGTGTGTTGTAGGATTTTAATACTTTATCGGATATATGATTTATAAagatttttctcttgttctgtggattgcttttcactctgttgtttttgtctgttgatgcaaagaagttttaaatttctttcttttttttaagacagagtcactctctgtcacctggctggagtgtagtggcacgatctcggctcactgcaacctccacctcccaggttcaagcaattcttctgcctcagcctcccgagtacctgcgATTATagacatgccaccacacccggctaatttttgttgttttagtagagacagggtttcaccatgttggtctcgaacttctggcctcaagtgatctgcttgcctcagcttcccaaagtgctgggattacagacgtgagccactgtgcctggccggaagttttaaattttggtgtaattgaatttacttatttttttccttgttgccTGTTCTTTTAGTATCATATTCAAGAAGTCATTGCCAAACTCAGTGTTATGAagatttttctctatgttttcttctaagagttttatagcttcatgtcttatgtttaggtctttgatacgttttgagttaatttttgtatatggtgtaaggtaagggtgccttttcattttttctgcatgtggatatccagctttcctatcaccatttgttgaaggcactgtttttccttattgaatggacttggcacccttgttgaaaattatttgactatatccatgaaggtttatttctggtctctctcTTCTATTCTACTGGCTTAGAGATCTGTCTaatatgccagtaccacactgatcactgtagctttgtaataagttttgaaatttggAAGTGTGAGATCtccaactttgctcttctttttttagtattattttggCTATGTGGGGTctctttagattccacataaattttaggacaggcgtggtggctcatgcctgtaatctcagcactttgggaggctaaggcaggaagatcacttgaggtcaggggttcgagaccagcctggccaatatggtgaaaccccatctctactaaaaacacaaaaattagccgggtgtggtatcacatgcctgtaatcccatctactcaggagactgaggcaggagaatcacttgaacccaggaggtggaggttgcagtgagcccagatcacaccactgtactccagtctgggtgacagagtgagatcctgtctcaaaaaaaaaaaaaaacctaataaattttagaatactttttttttctttttttcataccccTCTCTAGTTTTGGATAATTtctctatttctgcaaaaaatgtcattgggattttgatagggatggcattgaatctgtagatcccTTTGGGTAGTATTGGCTTCTTAACAATATAAAGTCTTGTAGTCCATGCACACAGGAAGTCCTTACATTTGTTTGtgccttcttttgtttctttcagcaacattttgtagttttcaaagtacaaatctttcacttccttgggtaagagtattcctaagtattttagcatttttatgatattgtaaatgaaattgttttcttttcttttcctttttttttttttgagacagagtctagctctgttgcccaggctggagtgcagtggcacgatctcggctcactgcaagctccgcctcccagcttcatgccattcttctgcctcagactcccaagtagctgggactacaggtgcccaccaccacgaatgttttgtatttttagtagagacggggtttcactgtgttagccagggtggtctcgatctcctgacctcgtgatctgcccgccttggcctcccaaaatgctgggattacaggcatgagccaccgcgcctggctgaaattgttttcttactttCCCTTTTGGATTATTTATTGTTAGTGTACAGAAGTGCaactgatttaaatttttttattaaattttttaaaattaatttctctagtcttttatcccttaaaTGCAACtgagttttgtgtgtgttgattttgtatcctactactttgctgaattcatttattctaagtttttttttgtgtgtgtaatctGCAGGGTttacatataaaatcatattgtatGCAAACAGAGGTAATTTTACaccttcctttccaatctggatgccttttatttctttttattgcctagTTGTCCTGActagaacttctaatactatgctgaatagaagtggtgaaagaagtcatttttgctttgttcctgatcttagaggaaaagctttcagtcttccACCACTGAAGATAGGTTCTGTGGTGAGCAGGTCTGTGCAAACCTGTCCCCAAAgtctgaggaaactgagaggttGAAGAAAGAGGATGACAAATCCAGTCATCCAGAAACATTTAATATGGCCATACAAACACAAGCCATGTCTGTGTCTCCAGCAGCAGCAAGATAAGGTGGTGGATCCCTGCACCATCACCCTCCAGACCCAGGGCTTATCTACTACAGGGAAGGAATGTGTAGGATGATTGAAACCAACCCCTCAGGAAAAGGTGAGAATGCCATGTGAATCTGCCTTAGGGAAGGATTTACAGTAAAAGCAGATAAAGTAGAAATATTAgaagctgtattagtctgttcttatgctactgtgaagaaatacctgagactggataatttataaaagaaagaggtttaattgacttctGCAATTGCTGGggagttctgcattgctggggaggcatcaggaaaattacaatcatggtagaaggcaaaggagaagcaggcaccttcttcacagggtggcaggacagagtgagtgcaagcaggggaaatgccagatgcttataaaactgttggatcttgtgagactcactatcacaagaacagcctgggggaaacTGCTCCATGATACAGTTATCTACACTTGGTCctacccttgacacatgggggtttttacaatttaaggtgagatttgggtgcggacacagagccaaatcatatcaaaagCATTCCCGGAACCAGGGGTTAATCAGAAGTGAACATGGTGAATTAGTATCCAAGATAAAGTTGCTTTGGCTGCCACCAActattagctgtgggcttttcccATATACTccttattatgttgaggtaatttccttctattcctgttgtgttgttgttgttggtttttaatcatgaaacaTCTGAATTTGTCAGATACTTTGTTTTCTCCAAAAATTGAGATGATTATGCATTTTCCCCCTTCATTTGGTTAATGTAGTATATTATATTGAgcaatttgcatatattgaactatCATTGCATTCCAGGAGTAAATCCTATCTGGTCATGGAATATATTCCATTTAATGtgctatttaattcttttttctctttttggagacagggtcttgcgccaccacctaggctggagtgcagtggtactttcatggctcattgcagccttgacttcccaggctcaagcaatcctcccacctcagcctcctgagtaggtgggactacaggcgtgcaccaccatgcctggctaattaaattttttttctttttgtagagatgaggtcttgctatattggccaggctggtctcaaacttctggcctcaagtgatcctccctccttggcttcccaaagtggtggggttacagacatgagccactgcacctggctactaTTAAATTCTGTTTGCTAgcatttttttgagaatttttatatcaatattcatcaaggatattgttctgtagttttcttttcctgtaccATCTTTGTCTGTCTTTGGTATCAGGGCAATTCTGGCCTTATAATAAACTAGAAATATTccatcctcttcaatttttttgaagtttgaaaataattactgttaattttttccaaatttttgttaGAACTCACCAGTGACACCATCAGGTCCAGAGCTTTCCTTTGTTGAAgtttctgattattatttttaaatttaaatttaaatttttttcatttttgacttttcttttcaacCCATGCAGATGCTTACTGTTTTGATCTCCTTACtagttattggtctattcagattttctatttctttgtgatttagtTTGGCAGGTTTTTGTTTCTaggaatttctccatttcatctaggttatccaatttgttagcTGTGAAGCAGATCCATTGTGTACTGATTATCAACTTATCTGAGTTCAGTGGGACAGAACATATTCATATGCAACACATTACATGAGGTAGATTCATTACGCACATCTATGCAGCAAGGGACGACAGAAACCTTGGATTCATCACGAGCCAGTCACCCAAGGCTTAAGAAAGCTTCCTGTGGTGGATGGAGTCTCATCTGCATGTGCCCCACATGCACTACAACTGAGGGACCCCAAAAAGCAGCCTgccctagtttttttttttctccagggaaACAGGAATTGATGagcaaaagcattaaaaaatatcttgttTGGCAAGGGGCAGATTAACAGAGCCTGAGCTGTTCCAGTATCTCAGTCACATTCCCAGTACAATCTGCTATTATTCTTGAGAACTACAAGTGAGAAAGGGGAAGAACTGGATTGAACCAGGCCACGTGGAGGACTGTCCTGCAGTCCACATCCTGATTGATACATCCCTCTTAACAAAGCTCATCTGTTTCATATGTCTACCAATCTTCCTGGATTCAGAGGTGAAGCTTTGTCTCATTAGGCTGATATAAAACCTTAACTGACACAATCTTAGTGCAACATTGTTGAGCCATAGCCAGGATTCCTTTTAGTAAGCCCAGAAGGACTGCTGCAGAAAGTAGGATGATCAGGCCTGTCTGGAGCAGTGACCTATCCCATAATCCCAGTGAACCAGGTAAGAAGTTGCTAAAGATGTCAAAGAAGCATCCTTCAGGTGGCCCCATGGGCTGAAGCCAGTGGGCTTGCTTTCCGATCTCCTCTACTTCTTTTGTTTATTAAGGTACAGCAGGAGGTGTTGGCAGTTGCACACTCTCCTCCCCGTTGTgctaaaaaaaattctagagcAATTCTGTTGTCTATGACAGCCTTCGCAAAGGACATGAGGGATGCCTGTTGGGCTGTCAAGGCAGTGACAGCAGAGGAAGCAATATTTGCCATGGTCAGGAATGGCTttcctatcatttttttcttcatgagcACTGACTTCTATGTATGATAGCAAAGATTTCATAAAGGACATAAACCCAGAATCAGTCACATCTGGTAGGTCCCTAGTAAGCCTGATGTATAGCTTTAGGTTGCTGGCCCAATGGTGTGATTCATTTCCAGGGTGATATCTAGGGGGATCCCCCCAATATGCCCAGTATGCAGGATCCCACCATTTGCCAGCTTTCCAGACATGACATTACCCATCCTGTGTTTGAGTCACCCCCAGATCACCTCCAGAGAAAGAGGTAGCCCTTGAGTGTGTACAGCACCACTTTCCTTGCTTTATTGCTCAGTGACGCATTCGTGGGTATGGAGGTATTGGCTTCCATCAGCCAGGTCTAATTTCTGGCAAAATTGCATGAGCTCAGTTTCACCTGTATGATATTGTTCATGAAGCCCCTACATAGAGGGCTAGTTCCGCTGTTGTTGTGACTACTGGTACACTTCTGGTATACTTCTTGTTCACGTAATCAAATGAGCATCAGCCCACCATGGTTTTGTTAGTTGTGTTTGTGACATTTTGCCATAGAGTCTGTTAAAGCAAGGCACCTTTGGCTCCCTCCCATGTTGTGGGTGTCAGATCCTCACTAGGTGAGCCAGGGCTCAGGTTCTGTTGGTGTAAACTGTGGAATTAGGAATGCTGGTGTGGTTGACCACTGACGGGATGAGAGGCTTGCTGTGGCCTGTTAGTTATTTCTGTTACATATAGCATTTTAAGATAACAACAAGAATCATGACTGACAGTGTCACAGCACCATCAGACTTATATAAATTTCATATAATCTTTTGAATACTCACATTAATAACATATCTATACAAATGTAACCTTAGAAAAAGATTTAACATAATCAAAATTATGAGTGATAACATagtacatatttatgaatttatataatGTTTGGGAcacttatattaataatatatccATAAATGTAACTGAAAGAAGATCTAGTTTCACTTATCTTTTGACAAGGTTGTCCACACAATATAACAAATAAGCCTAATCATTCAATATCTCTACAAGATGAGAGTTGTGTTCTTTGATGATCTCAAAAGGCCCAACTGGAAGATTCCAAAGTTAATTTTAGGTCAAAAAGCTTAACTTGGAGGGGTTGTTTccaagatgactgaataggaGCAGTTccggtctacagctcccagcaagacTGATGCAGAaaacgggtgatttctgcatttccaactgaggtacctggttcatctcattgggactcgttggacagtgggtgcagcccatggagggtgagcgaAAGCAGGGCAGGGTGCCGCCTCACCCAgaaagtgcaaggggttgggggatttccctttcttagccaagggaagccgtgagtgactgtacctggaggaatgatacactcctgcccaaatattgtgcttttcccatggtcttcacaccTGACAGACCAGAAGAttccctcccatgcctggctcggtgagtcccacacccatggagccttgctcactgctaatgcagcagtttgagatcaacctgggatgCTGAAAcatggtggggggaggggtgtctgccattgctgaggcttgagtaggctgTTCTATgttcacagtgtaaacaaagcagcagggaagctcaaactgggcagagcccaccagaGCTCAGCAAGACCTACTGCCtttctagattccacctctgggggcagggcatatcagaacaaaaggcagcagacagcttctgcagacttaaacgtccctgcctgacagctctgaagaaagcagtggTTCTCCTGGCATGGCATTCAAGCTCCAATAATGGActgactgcctcctcaagtgggtctctgacccctgtgtagcctgactgggagacatctcccagtagggatcaacagacacctcatgcaGGTGGGTGCcactctgggatgaagcttccagaggaaggatcaggcagcaatatttgctgttctgcagcctccactggtgatacccaggcaaacggggtctggactggacctccagcaaattccaagagacctacagctgaggggcctgactgttagaaggaaaactaacaaacagaagggaATAGTAGCAACATCagcaaaaaggacatccacaccaaaaccccatccataggtcaccaacatcaaagaccaaaggtagataaaaccacaaagatcgggggaaaccagaacagaaagtttgaaaattccaaaaaccagaatgcccattctcctccaaaggaacacagctccttggAACTCCTCCAGAGGAAcacagcaagggaacaaaactggactgagaatgagtttgacaagttgacagaagtaggcttcagaaggttggtaataacaatcTTCTCCAAGCTAAGGAAGCGTGttctaacccatcgcaaggaagctaaaaatcttgaaaaaaggttagataaatggctaactagaataaccagtgtaaagaagagcttaaatgacctgatggagctgaaaaccacagtatgagaacttcatgaagcatacacaagcttcaatagctgatttgatcaagcaaaagaaaggatatcagtgattgaagatcaaattaatgaaataaagtgagaagattagagaaaaagagtgaaaagaaatgaacaaagtttccaagaaatatgggactatgtgaaaagaccaaatctatgattggtgtacctgaaagtgacagggagaatggaaccaagttagaaaacactcctcaggatattatccaggagaacttccccaacctagcaaggtgggccaacattcaaattcatgaaatacagagaacatcacaaaggtactcctcaagaagagtaaCCCAAGACACAAAATTTTCAGagtcaccaaggttgaaatgaggaaaaaaatgttaagagcagccagtgagaaaggtcaggttacccacaaagggaagcccatcagactaacagtggatctcttggcagaaaccctacaagccagaagagagtaggggccaatattcaacattcttaaagaattttcaacccagaatttcatatccagccaaattaagcttcataagtgaaggagaaatagactattctatagacaagcaaatgctgagagattttgtcaccaccaggcctgcctttcaagagctcctgaaggaagcactaaacatggaaaggaacaactggtaccagccactacaaaagcatgccaaattgtaaagaccatcaatgctgtGAAGAAGCTGTATCAATTAATGGgt contains the following coding sequences:
- the IQCF5 gene encoding IQ domain-containing protein F5, producing MIIKDSDEIISIEQSWKEQRGEEGSDSTPNTLTPTRPHPYLQVRPEEKIIMTERSAAIFIQAWWRGTLVRRTLLHAALRAWIIQCWWRQVLEKLLAKRRRMVLEFYVQQEWAAVRLQSWVRMWCVRQRYCRLLNAVRIIQVYWRWHTCHSRGFIEGHYELKENQLDIQLEISLGSQACKVQQCIPLPLKE